CTACATTAACcttttaaatttcttcaatTGAATCCTTGACGTGTAATTTGatatgaattgaaaaataagatgGTTGGTTTTGCCTATCTTTgtgtgttaaaaaaaatgaaatacttttaaatttttacctGCTACCCGAAACTCATCTCCTTTCTTCGATCGATTGAactctttccttccatctctctAACCTCTCGATCTTCGAAGATCCCTCTGTTGCTCGCACTTATTCAGCCTCTCTCTCTTATTGCCTCAATGTCTCTCACATTTGGTCTTTTTCACTGTCTCTAACTCTGtcctttcttattttgatttgttcaAATAATGGTCAGggaaaagaggaaaagtaGTAAAAATGGGTACTTTGACTGTTATGAACCTTTATAGGACTGTGTTGAGATACATTGACAAAGTAGGGAGTAAATAGAAAGTTcttaaaaagtgaaatgaaattgaaaactaagGATTAATAATTTACACAAGACTTGGAGTTTTTCATTCTCAGTTAAACTGCTCTAAATTAATGGTCACTGATGTCGGCACCAAGAAGTTTAAAGGCTCAGTACTTTAGTTTTTTGTAACACCGCCCAGCAAGTTCAGTGCCATGCAGGTAAGCAAATAGAAACTAACTAGTAAGCTACAGTAGGAACCTTAAAATATCGTTTTGTTGGTTGATTAAAGAGAATACTTGGAGATACTTTAAGTTGTGCATGAAGATCAAAGAGGAGATTCACAAACTACCTGGTATTGGAgtttaagaaaattacaatTGACTCGCAGCATAGATATATATACTTGTCATTTATTTGCCTATCGGTCAAATTATATCTTTCCTTATTTCTTATCACTTAAGATGGTGCTTTTTGTCCGCTTGAACAGCTGTTGTGTATCGATAACCTaagattttcatttacttaAATGCAGGGCTTATTGGTTAATGCAGTATCTGGCTGCTTGGTTGGAGTCTGTTGTTAGCTGGGCCAGATAAAATTCCATTACCAGCGATCGTTGATATCATTCAATTTGAGCCTGCAAcgttttcttaattaaaatgtcGCTCTTGTCAAAATTGCGCTGTATCACCATAGATGTTACTGGTACATTGTTAGCTTACAAAGGGGAACTAGGTGATTACTATTGCATGGCAGCCAAATCCGTGGGGTTGCCATGCCCTGATTACAGGCGTGTGCATGAGGGCTTTAAGTTCGCTTACAAGGAGATGGCAAAAAACTACCCATGTTTTGGATATGCAGCAAAAATGCCTAACATCATTTGGTGGAAAACCTGCGTTAGAGATTCCTTTATCAGGGTAAGAAATTGATATGGCTGTCTAGACATACATGCATGACATGTAGATTCACAGATATACTCATCTACTGACGGATTTAGTATAGGCTCAGGGGACCCTAAACCCCTCAACTTTATGCTCTCTGTATTGCATACTAGGAAGCACAGATACTGACACGCGACATGGTGAAACGCCattttttggaagaaaaaaaatataggacACGAAACGTcaatttttagtaaaaaaaagaataaatatatgttatgCATATAAACATATTACATAACAAGGATTCcaattaaaaacatcaaaataacaagtttatagccataattttttttttctaaaataaagaTGATGTTAACTCTCCTTGGACAAGTTCACGCGACCGTCAAGAGTGATGGGCGGCAACGGTGACCGGTGAGATGGTTAGGGCAGATTGGGTTGGTGGCCTGGTGGGGAGAATTGGAGAAGAGAGGGTGGAGTGCCTGAAACTTTTTCGTTTTaagagaatttttaaaaaataaacctaataATTATTGCTATTGGGCGGGACTAATGTGCCGTTTCTATGGGTCTTTTTTCTCTTGCCGTGTCGGGGGTGTGTCGGTCAGAAATTTGCCCAATACCGATACTTGGTCATCTTATGAGTGCTGGTGCTTCTTAGATTACATATACATAAGACACTAAATTAATACCAATTCCAAAAGTTAGCTTAGTGTTAATGTCTCCTAGCCCGAAGTCTCACTCCTTGCATTTCTGTTCagattgtttttattaatctaTAAAGCCCCATCAATAAAAGTTCCATCCGCCATTGTACtcatcaaatatcaatattgattttttgCATAGCATGTAGTTAATAGTACTAGATTCATAGCAATCACGGTTTGTTAGAATTTTTCTCCCGCATTCTCTTCAAGCAGTTACATTTGTAAGCATTTTCTCTTCACTTTCTCTTCAAGCGATCACATTTGTCAGAATTCCCCCCtcctccccccccccccccccccccccccttgTTTTAAGGCATAGACGGTTTGAGTCAAACCTGTTGTTATATCATATGTTGAATGAGAGAAAGAAACATTAATTGCTGGCACAGAATTGAAAAAACCTGCAGACTACAATTTGCGTATCACTGGGAAATTTTTATGACGTGAaaaatcttgttttattttaccaATAGGCTGGATATGATTATGATGAAGAGACTTTTGAGAAGGTGTTTAGACGTATATATGCATCCTTTGGTTCATCTGCTCCTTATAAGGTGTTTGAGGATTCCCAACCATTCCTTAGATGGGTGCGTGAGCAAGGTCTTATGGTTGGCATTGTTAGTAATGCAGAGTACCGGTACCAGGATGTGATCCTTCCTGCCTTAGGCTTGAATCAGGTatgcctttctttttcttcttttttgtgtttactgtaaatttagattttggtcCTACGATGGGATGGAGACAATTcctcaaaaatatatttttatgtaaaattcaAAGCACTCTTGAAAATGGCATTAATAAGGTGCTTTGGAAAGTCCTTTTAAGTGGTTTTATAAGtacttttagaattttcaatGCCGTtaccattttcatttgaagGACTAACGATGTGATAAGATAGACGTGAACGCATTTGGCCCTAATATATTTCTGTGGTTTACAAATGATCTTAGAATCTTTCCCTCTGATATTAGTATATTTTGTACAAGTACAACACTGAGTAGTGGGTAGGGGTACTCTTTTGAGTTTAAGAGTTTTACTCTTCCTGAATACACTAGAAAGATTTGCTGATGGATGCATATTGTGCTTAATGACTGTTCAGGGATCGGAATGGGACTTTGGTGTATTCTCAGGTCTTGAGGGTGTGGAGAAACCAGATCCTAGAATCTACGAGATTGCGATTGAGAGAGCTGGAAATATAGCACCTGAAGAAGCTCTCCACATTGGAGACAGCTTGCGAAAAGATTATATTCCTGCAAAGAGTGTGGGAATGCATGGTCTGTTGTTGGATAGATTTAAGACATCAGATGCTGAGGAATGGAGGAAATCTGGGGCAGTGGTGCTTCCTGATCTGGTGGCTGCTCGAGAGTGGCTTCAGAATAACTGATTTGTTATGTTAAAAACTTAAGATATGGGCCTCCAAAGTCATATGCTATGATGAGGCTTCTCTActtataaagaaagagaaaaaaaaaatgtattgttAATTTACATACAAGGACAATCTTGATTGAAATCATGCATCCAAGTGGATGAAGCATTAACAAAGTTGGCAAGAAATTGAGGAGAGTGAAATGTGAAATGTGAAATGTGAAATGGCTAACAAAAGAACATGAAAGTTCAACTTCATGGCTGGCTTGCTGATTTTTGAAGACCTTGGGAAATGTTAACTACAGTTGATTTCTAAAGTACAACAGTTTTGAAAGAATTGTCATCATGTTTGGCCCACTGAATTAGATTAGTAAACCTGGAGTTTATACGTTAGAATCGGTAAGTCAGTGTAGAGTTTccttaaaaaagttaaaaagttcaatttgAGATATCTaacttagaaaataattttatattatttcttttggtgTGTTTAACAAAGTAAGTACCTTTACTTAATACTTTTATAGaaaatcaaaaagaaaaataggcaattttgaaaaagaaaagaaaaagtagtcaATATAGTTTGAGTtcgaaaaagaaatttccGCCATCCTTCATTTATGTTACGAAAATGATATAAACCGTTTTTTGTTTCGACAATACGACAACGATCCCCTCCGTCATAACCACCGCTCGCCAGAGAGATCGCCACCTATCCTATTATTTCCACTCGCCAATGTACCCCACGGCTCTTCCCATCTTGCTTCActcttgttttctttccatctCTTATGAACACGGTTCCACCTGAAGAACATTCAACTGCCCAAAGGAGGCTGGATTCTTACACTCACACTCTTTGTTTCACTTTAACATccacctcttttttttttctttttctttttttttgtcttgaGTGTGTATGCGTGTTAGTTTGACAAAATGCTTGCTGCAATTCTTCTATTGACGCTG
This DNA window, taken from Cucumis sativus cultivar 9930 chromosome 6, Cucumber_9930_V3, whole genome shotgun sequence, encodes the following:
- the LOC101203207 gene encoding haloacid dehalogenase-like hydrolase domain-containing protein 3, with product MSLLSKLRCITIDVTGTLLAYKGELGDYYCMAAKSVGLPCPDYRRVHEGFKFAYKEMAKNYPCFGYAAKMPNIIWWKTCVRDSFIRAGYDYDEETFEKVFRRIYASFGSSAPYKVFEDSQPFLRWVREQGLMVGIVSNAEYRYQDVILPALGLNQGSEWDFGVFSGLEGVEKPDPRIYEIAIERAGNIAPEEALHIGDSLRKDYIPAKSVGMHGLLLDRFKTSDAEEWRKSGAVVLPDLVAAREWLQNN